Proteins encoded in a region of the Candidatus Methylomirabilota bacterium genome:
- a CDS encoding fused MFS/spermidine synthase, with amino-acid sequence MTPSRGFPGPAGRVPLIFACFFLSGATGLVHQVVWLRMLGLVFWHTVYAITTVLAAFMGGLALGSYLFARSSARIRNLIRAYGWLEIGIGVYCALLPAFVWVTSALYLSLHGTFGFSYDTFNLAQFALGFALFLVPTTLMGGTLPIVSQALIHEERGLGQKVGALYATNTFGAVVGVVLAGYLVLPALGTRSTVAIAAATNLGPARDGGTGTGRRRSRGWPRPLSCSCSRPGISGSWRAAPPCTARGTWRGHRGRAFPRFCAASECSSIATE; translated from the coding sequence GTGACCCCATCGCGCGGATTTCCCGGCCCGGCCGGCCGAGTGCCCCTCATCTTCGCCTGCTTCTTCCTCTCCGGGGCCACCGGCCTCGTCCACCAGGTCGTATGGCTGCGCATGCTCGGTCTGGTCTTCTGGCACACCGTCTACGCGATCACCACGGTCCTCGCTGCTTTCATGGGCGGGCTCGCGCTCGGCAGCTATCTGTTCGCGCGGTCGTCGGCACGTATCCGCAATCTGATCAGAGCCTACGGCTGGCTGGAGATCGGCATCGGCGTCTACTGCGCGCTGCTCCCCGCTTTCGTCTGGGTCACCTCGGCCCTCTACCTTTCCCTCCACGGCACCTTCGGCTTCTCCTACGACACCTTCAACCTCGCGCAGTTTGCCCTCGGATTCGCGCTCTTCCTGGTTCCCACGACGCTCATGGGCGGGACCCTCCCCATCGTGAGCCAGGCCCTCATCCATGAGGAGAGGGGCCTGGGCCAGAAGGTGGGCGCGCTGTACGCGACCAATACGTTCGGCGCCGTCGTCGGGGTCGTGCTCGCGGGATACCTCGTGCTCCCCGCCCTGGGGACACGATCGACGGTGGCCATCGCGGCCGCGACGAACCTCGGCCCCGCCCGCGATGGTGGGACTGGCACGGGGCGGCGGCGGTCGCGGGGGTGGCCGCGGCCGTTGTCGTGCTCCTGCTCCCGTCCTGGGATCAGCGGGTCATGGCGAGCGGCCCCGCCGTGTACGGCAAGAGGTACCTGGAGAGGGCATCGCGGCAGAGCATTCCCGAGATTCTGCGCAGCCAGCGAGTGCTCTTCTATCGCGACGGAGTGA
- a CDS encoding class I SAM-dependent methyltransferase, which translates to MADAHLADCYPDHYPRHQEPSPRIPFKGSRGRIKAARWALASALGYRELRDPSIGLWTRLRARRLLRKIRWDCPPWTGQGRYLDVGCGSGGALGVAKSLGWQVTGIEVDKAAAAKAKRFTDEIHVGDVLTAPFAPARFDVVTAFHVLEHVPDPVAMIHRMLGWLAPDGLLIVEVPNASGLGAGIFGKAWSGLELPRHLSHFSPESLERAVEQGGGRVVWSWHGAKPRSYLWSLGFWLRDHGWLALARLAEWRPIYGVLKLLLELTLPLARLAKRGEVIRVGIRNA; encoded by the coding sequence GTGGCCGACGCGCACCTTGCCGACTGCTATCCCGATCATTACCCGCGCCACCAGGAGCCCTCGCCCCGGATCCCGTTCAAGGGCTCGCGGGGGCGGATCAAGGCGGCACGCTGGGCCCTGGCCAGCGCCCTCGGCTATCGAGAGCTTCGCGACCCCTCGATCGGCCTGTGGACCCGTCTTCGAGCGCGACGGCTTCTCCGCAAGATCCGCTGGGACTGTCCGCCCTGGACCGGGCAGGGCCGCTATCTCGACGTGGGCTGCGGTTCGGGGGGCGCCCTCGGGGTGGCTAAGAGCCTCGGCTGGCAGGTAACGGGCATAGAAGTCGACAAGGCCGCCGCGGCCAAGGCCAAGCGCTTTACTGACGAGATCCACGTGGGCGATGTCCTCACCGCGCCGTTCGCGCCCGCCCGCTTCGACGTGGTCACGGCCTTTCACGTCCTCGAGCATGTGCCCGATCCCGTCGCGATGATTCACCGCATGCTCGGATGGCTCGCCCCCGACGGCTTGCTCATCGTCGAAGTGCCGAATGCCAGTGGTCTGGGCGCGGGCATCTTCGGCAAGGCCTGGTCGGGCCTCGAGCTGCCTCGGCACCTGTCCCACTTCTCGCCCGAAAGCCTGGAGCGCGCGGTCGAGCAGGGCGGGGGCCGCGTGGTCTGGAGCTGGCATGGGGCCAAGCCCCGCTCCTATCTGTGGAGCCTGGGCTTCTGGCTCCGCGACCACGGCTGGCTCGCTCTCGCTCGCCTCGCCGAATGGCGCCCGATCTACGGAGTGCTGAAGCTCCTTCTTGAGCTCACCCTTCCCCTCGCTCGTCTCGCCAAGCGCGGCGAAGTGATCCGCGTGGGGATCAGGAACGCGTGA